In Oharaeibacter diazotrophicus, the genomic window AGCTCGAACCCCTCGGCCGCCACGGCGACGAGGCCGCCGGCCGAATCGAACAGGCCGGCGCGCGCCGACAGCGTGCCGACGTCGACCGCCAGCACCAGGGGCCGGGACACGGTGGAACTCAAAGCACCCTCTCCGCACAGGCCTCGTCGGTGACGAGGCGCTTGACGTAGCCGCCGGTCAGGATCGCCTTGACGATCGGCGCCTTGTGCGCGCCGCCGGAGGCGAGGATCGAGTTGGGGATGGCCTTGAGCTCGTCGGGCGCGAGCGCCATCACCCGCTGGTTCAGCGGATGGTCGACCGGCCGTCCGGCCTCGTCGAGGAACACGCCGAGCAGGTCGCCGACCGCCCCGGCCTCGCGCAGGCCCGCGGTGTTCTCGGTCACGATCTGCGTCACGGCGAGCAGCGAGCGGTTGGAGAGGTCGCCGCAGGATACGAGCGCGATGTCGACCAGCTTGGCCCGGCGGTAGGCCTCGGCGATGCCGTAGTGCTGCAACAGCGCGGTCCGGCTCTCGGCCGAGGGGAAGTAGATCGGCACCGCCAGATAATAGCACTCGGCGCCGAGCAGCTTGGCGAAGGCGGTGGAGACCTCGAAGGTGTTCATGCCGGAGCCGCGGGTGAGCCCGCCCATCAGCGTCGCGACCCAACCGCGCGACACCTTGCGCGGGTTGATCCGCTTGAGCGCCTCCGACAGCGTCCGGCCCCAGCCGACGCCGAGCCCCAGGCCCTCGCGCAGCATCGGGTCCAGCATCACGCCGGCGGCCTCGCCGACCACGCGCTGCTGGTCGTCCTCCACCGTCGGCACCACGGTGACCGCGGCGAGGCCGTAGCGCTGCTTCAGCTTCTCCTCGAGGGCGACGCAGCGGGCGAGCGGCAGCCGGACGTCGATGTGCACCAGCCCGTCGGCGCGGGCCTGTCCGGCGATGCGGTTGACCCGGAGCCGGGTGATGCCGAGCTTGTCCGCGATCTCCTGCTGGGTCAGGCCGCCGACGAAATAATACCAGACCACCCGGGCCTTGATCTGCTCGGGGTCCTGGCCGCCCGGCAGGTCCGGGCCGACGTCGACGGCTTCGATTTCGCTCACGGCTGCGGTCATCCCCGGGAGAACGCGGTCTTCAGGATCGCGGCCGAGCGGGCCACCGCCTCCAGGATGGAGCGGTCGTCGCGCTCGAACGGATAGAAGACTTCGAGGAAGACCGGCCGGTCCGCAAGGCCGGTCCGCGCCAGGAGGTCGGCCGCCGCCGTCGGATCGACCGCGCCGGCCTCGGTGAAGTCCCAGTGGCGGTCGTATTGGAAGTCGGTCTGCTGGATGTGCACCGCCCCGATCTCGGGCGCCAGCGCCTCGAACCAATCCTCCATCCGGGCGCGGTAGCGGCCGTAGAGCGGCTCGAAGGTGCCGTGGCCCCAGTCGACGCAGAGCCGCCAGGGCACCGCCGAGCCGGCGACGTCGGCGGTCATGGTCCGGGCCTGCTCGACCGTCCACGGCCACTCCCGCCGCATCGGCGTCGGCTCGACGTAGAGCTCGGTCAGACCCGCCTCGGCGGCGACCACCGCCAGCCGCCGCATCCGCGCGATCAGGTCGTCGTAGTCGGCAGGGGGGATCGCCTCGGCCTCGGCGCCGTCGACCCGCGAGGCGATCGCGCCGAGCGGCCCGCCGACCCGCGCTATCCCCGCCTTGGCGGCGAAGCGGTAGGCCCGCCCGAGCCAGCGCTCGGCGATGTCGCGCACCCGGGGATCGGGGTGGAGCATCTGGTTGAAGGTGTAGTGGGCCAGCCCGATGAAGGCGCTGTGCACGGTCACGCCGTGGCGCTCCGGCACCGCGGCGATCTCGGCGGCGAGGTCGTCGAGGATCTCGTCCGGCCACGTGGGATCGACGAGGTCGAACGAGAACTGGACGAGGTCGAGCCCGAGCCGGTCGCGCACCACCGGCGCCCACAGCGACGGGGTCACCCAGCGTTTGACGCAGAAGGACAGGTTGATGCCGAGCGGTGTCGCCATGGGGTCCCCTCCCGAGCCCGTTGGTTGTCGTTCGGTTGTCGATCGGTTGCTACTTGGTGGCGCCCATGGTCAGGCCGCGGATCATGTGCTTCGACACCAAGAGCGCGAACACCGTCACCGGCAGCACGATCACCGTGCCGGTCGCCATGATCTTCCCCCACGGCAGCTCGTAGCCCGACATGAAGCTGGTCGCGACCACCGGGGCGGTCTGGACGGTTCGCCGAGTCAGGACGAGGGCATAGAGAAGTTCGTTCCAGGAGAAGATGAACGAGAAGATCGCCGAGACCGCGATGCCGGGCACGCCGAGCGGCACGTAGATCTTCGAGAAGATGATCCACTGGTTGGCGCCCTCGAGCCGGGCGGCCTGCTCGAGTTCGGGCGGGATCGACCGGAACTGGTCGGTGCAGATCCACACCACGATCGGCAGGTTGAAGGTCAGGTAGATCAGGATCAGCACGAGATGGGTGTCGAGCAGGCCGAGCTGCATCGCCAGCAAGTAGATCGGCAACGCCAGAACGATCGGCGAGATCATACGGTTCGAGATGAACCAGAACCACAGGTCCTGCTTGCCGCGAAAGTCGAAGCGCGCCAGCGCATAGGCTGCGGGAGCGCCGAGCATCACCGCCAGGATCGTGGTCGAGGTCGCCACGATCAGCGAGTTGATCACCGCGTTGACCACCTTCTGGTCGGCGAAGATCGCGCGATAGTGTTCGAGCGTCGGCGCGAAGGTCCAGACCGGCGGCGAGGCCAGGAGGTCGGTCTGGTCCTTGAGGCTCGAAGTCACCATCCAGTAGAACGGAAACAACGAGAAGGCGACGACTACGGTCAGTCCGAGGCCGTGCAGCAGGCGGGAGGTCGGCTTCGTCATCACTCGATCTCCCGGTAGAGCAGGCGGATGTAGAGCCGGGCGAGCAGGATCGTCAGCACCAGCAACAGGATGGCCTGCGCCGAGGCGACGCCGAGGTCGAACACCCGGAAGCCGACGCGCTGGATGTAGACCGAGACGAGGTCGGTCGCCGCGCCCGGGCCGCCGCGGGTCATCACGAACACCATGTCGAACAACTTGAGCACATCTGCCGAGCGCAGGATCAGCATCGCGGTCAGACCCGGCAGCAGGTAGGGCAGTTGGACGTGCCGGAGCATCATGAACTTCGAGCGGGTCTCGAGCCGGGCAGCCTCCTCGATCTCGGTCGGTACCATCGAGAGGCCGGCCAGGAAGATCAGCGCGCAGAACGGCGTCCACTGCCAGATGTCCATCATCGCGATCGCCGCGAAGGCGCCGGCCGGCGAGCCGAGCCAGTCGAGCCCGCCGATGCCGATGAAATCAAGCGCTTGATTCGCAACGCCGAAATCGCGGTTGAAGATCAGCCGGCCGATCAGGCCGACCACCGCGTAGGTGGTCGCGAGCGGCACCACCAGCGTCACCCGCGCGAGCGCCCGGAGGACACCGAGACCCGGCGTGTGCAGCAAGAGCGCGATCCCGATCCCGAGCGCGACCTGGATGGGGATCACCGTCAGGAAGAAGCGTCCGGTCAGGCCCAGCGTCGCCCAGAAGGTGTCGTCGGAGAGGACGGTGAAGTAGTTCTCTAGACCGACGAAAGGAAAACCGTCGCGCGGGCGAGTGATGTTGTACTGCCGGAACGAGGTCACCGCCGCGAAGATCGTCGGATAGATGCCGATCGCCAGCAGCGTGAACACGGCCGGCGCCAGGAACCAGAACGGCGTCCAGCGGCCGTAGCCTCGGTTGGGTCGTCTGTCGACGGCATCCGCCACGGAGCGGTCCTCCCTCGGCGGGCCGACGTCCGTCCGGACCGGTCCCGCGGCTTCGGTGGTCATTCGAGATTGGTGTGGTTCGCCCGCATCAGGGCGGGATCGATGCCGAGTTTCGCGCGCAGTTTCAAGATCATGACCTCGAACAGCACGTATTGCGCGCCCTCGAACAGCGAGCCCATCGGCAGCACCGAGGTCGCCGCCGAACCGGTGTCGTCGGCCATGGTCTGCGCCGGGATCACCAGCACGTGGTCGGCCCGGCGCGCCGCGCCACCGTCCGCCTGCGCGGTCACCACCAGCGTCTCGGCACCCGCCTCCGTCGCGACGCCCATCAGCCCCGCGACGGTGGAGAAGTCGCCCGGTCCCGCCGAGACGATCAAGAGGTCGCCCGGCCCGAGCGGCGGCGTCGTCATGTCGCCGACCACGGCCACGGATCGGCCGAGGTGGAACAGGCGCATAGCCAAGCCCTTGATCTGCAAGCCTTCCCGGCCGACGCCGTAGCAGGCGATCCGCTTCGCCCGCGCGATCGTGTCGACCGCCGCATCGACGCTCGCGTCGTCGACGCGCGCGAATACCGCGGACAGTTCGGCGAGCGCGCCCTGGTAGAGATCGGTCACGTCCATCCTCCCCCGGGGAACGCCCCGCGCCCCGGTCTCCTCGAAGAGCA contains:
- a CDS encoding carbohydrate ABC transporter permease encodes the protein MTKPTSRLLHGLGLTVVVAFSLFPFYWMVTSSLKDQTDLLASPPVWTFAPTLEHYRAIFADQKVVNAVINSLIVATSTTILAVMLGAPAAYALARFDFRGKQDLWFWFISNRMISPIVLALPIYLLAMQLGLLDTHLVLILIYLTFNLPIVVWICTDQFRSIPPELEQAARLEGANQWIIFSKIYVPLGVPGIAVSAIFSFIFSWNELLYALVLTRRTVQTAPVVATSFMSGYELPWGKIMATGTVIVLPVTVFALLVSKHMIRGLTMGATK
- a CDS encoding sugar phosphate isomerase/epimerase family protein — its product is MATPLGINLSFCVKRWVTPSLWAPVVRDRLGLDLVQFSFDLVDPTWPDEILDDLAAEIAAVPERHGVTVHSAFIGLAHYTFNQMLHPDPRVRDIAERWLGRAYRFAAKAGIARVGGPLGAIASRVDGAEAEAIPPADYDDLIARMRRLAVVAAEAGLTELYVEPTPMRREWPWTVEQARTMTADVAGSAVPWRLCVDWGHGTFEPLYGRYRARMEDWFEALAPEIGAVHIQQTDFQYDRHWDFTEAGAVDPTAAADLLARTGLADRPVFLEVFYPFERDDRSILEAVARSAAILKTAFSRG
- a CDS encoding carbohydrate ABC transporter permease produces the protein MADAVDRRPNRGYGRWTPFWFLAPAVFTLLAIGIYPTIFAAVTSFRQYNITRPRDGFPFVGLENYFTVLSDDTFWATLGLTGRFFLTVIPIQVALGIGIALLLHTPGLGVLRALARVTLVVPLATTYAVVGLIGRLIFNRDFGVANQALDFIGIGGLDWLGSPAGAFAAIAMMDIWQWTPFCALIFLAGLSMVPTEIEEAARLETRSKFMMLRHVQLPYLLPGLTAMLILRSADVLKLFDMVFVMTRGGPGAATDLVSVYIQRVGFRVFDLGVASAQAILLLVLTILLARLYIRLLYREIE
- a CDS encoding SIS domain-containing protein; the protein is MTDLYQGALAELSAVFARVDDASVDAAVDTIARAKRIACYGVGREGLQIKGLAMRLFHLGRSVAVVGDMTTPPLGPGDLLIVSAGPGDFSTVAGLMGVATEAGAETLVVTAQADGGAARRADHVLVIPAQTMADDTGSAATSVLPMGSLFEGAQYVLFEVMILKLRAKLGIDPALMRANHTNLE
- a CDS encoding sugar-binding transcriptional regulator, which codes for MSEIEAVDVGPDLPGGQDPEQIKARVVWYYFVGGLTQQEIADKLGITRLRVNRIAGQARADGLVHIDVRLPLARCVALEEKLKQRYGLAAVTVVPTVEDDQQRVVGEAAGVMLDPMLREGLGLGVGWGRTLSEALKRINPRKVSRGWVATLMGGLTRGSGMNTFEVSTAFAKLLGAECYYLAVPIYFPSAESRTALLQHYGIAEAYRRAKLVDIALVSCGDLSNRSLLAVTQIVTENTAGLREAGAVGDLLGVFLDEAGRPVDHPLNQRVMALAPDELKAIPNSILASGGAHKAPIVKAILTGGYVKRLVTDEACAERVL